The Rhodopseudomonas palustris genome window below encodes:
- a CDS encoding transporter → MPSLSHAVTDKPETVPGSHHAEGVDTEHIFGFTMGSDIGQPGEIEVELENVAGFGKRGGSYATLATLTQVKYTVNDRLRIAPGLALGAQRIDAVPGYDDRRHLSFNGAGFEIRYKLIDREVAPFGLTLHAQPGWSRVDEASGVRIEQYGAEFAALLDRELIKDRLFAAFNVWYGTGATRQLSTGAWGHDSELQLHGALSYAFAPGFVAGVGLRYLRAYDGGGLDRFAGDAVFVGPTFSYAITPTLGVSGTWQVQVSGQSLGDIRPLNLDHFERHQAMLRLNAHF, encoded by the coding sequence TTGCCATCGCTCTCTCACGCAGTCACCGACAAGCCGGAGACCGTGCCGGGCAGTCATCATGCCGAGGGTGTCGACACCGAACACATCTTCGGTTTCACCATGGGCTCGGATATCGGCCAGCCCGGCGAAATCGAGGTCGAGCTCGAGAATGTCGCTGGCTTCGGCAAGCGCGGCGGCAGCTACGCCACCTTGGCGACGCTTACCCAGGTCAAATACACAGTGAACGATCGTCTCCGCATCGCGCCCGGCTTGGCGCTCGGTGCCCAGCGCATCGATGCGGTTCCCGGCTATGACGACCGCCGCCATCTATCGTTCAACGGTGCCGGTTTCGAAATCCGCTACAAGCTGATCGACCGTGAGGTTGCGCCCTTTGGCCTGACGCTGCACGCGCAGCCCGGCTGGAGCCGCGTCGATGAAGCGAGCGGCGTGCGGATCGAGCAATACGGCGCGGAATTTGCCGCACTGCTCGACCGCGAACTGATCAAGGACCGGCTGTTTGCCGCCTTCAACGTCTGGTACGGCACCGGCGCCACACGTCAGCTTTCGACCGGCGCGTGGGGCCATGATTCCGAACTGCAGCTTCACGGCGCGCTGTCTTATGCCTTCGCTCCTGGCTTCGTCGCCGGCGTCGGGCTGCGTTATCTGCGCGCCTATGATGGCGGCGGGCTCGATCGCTTCGCCGGCGATGCCGTCTTCGTCGGCCCGACCTTTTCCTATGCGATCACGCCGACGCTAGGTGTCTCTGGAACCTGGCAGGTGCAGGTCTCAGGCCAATCGCTCGGCGACATCCGGCCTTTGAACCTCGATCACTTCGAACGTCACCAGGCGATGCTGCGGCTGAACGCGCACTTCTGA